DNA from Cryptomeria japonica unplaced genomic scaffold, Sugi_1.0 HiC_scaffold_1245, whole genome shotgun sequence:
AGGACCCTCAACAATAGAATAGTAGGGGCGATTGTTCTTTCTTTCCAACTCTCCATCCCTCAACCTCCATACCGCTAGGTTGGTTCTCGTTCTCTACCCCCATGGCTGGATAGTTGGCTGGATGGACTCTCCCCGCCCCACCCGAGAGCAACTGCCGCCCCAcccactgtcttaatattatttgtTTCCAGGGTTACCTGTTCTCCACCCCCGGTAAGGGATCAAGTACTACACCCCCGGTTGGAAGTTAGGGCgaaggaaagaaagaaagagacTCTATCCTGAACCTTCTCGCATTACTTTGAATCGGTAGCTACTCCAACCGGTCCTCCAACCGTGGGTGTGGGTGGCTCTCCCTCCAGCctgcccattagaatagtagggccaccCGGCTAGGTGAGAGAGAGTAGCTGTCCAGTGAGGAGTAGCTGTCGAGTGCCAGCCAATAGATAGAGAAAGGCTTAGACAATGCAAATTACCCCTTCTCCGAGTGAAAGTTAAAAGCTATAGTTCCTGATCCACCCACGGGAATTCGACGTTGCTGCTAATCGGAATTCCCCTTCCATAGATAGTTCGACGTTGCTGCTAATCGTGTGGAAGTATTTCTATAGCCTCCCGGGTAACGTTGATTCCCCCCCACCCGGATCTAGTTTATTAACGAATGGGAGGAAGGAAGGTCCAAACGAAATAGAAGTAGTTAGCTTCCCCGGTCCAGCTTGCCTTCCATCCAACGACTAGAGGGCGGCTCTCTTCGACGAGCTTCCGGTAAGGTCACTATAGGATTCTCAGGTGATTAGTGAAAGCTTAAACTAACGGACGAGCATCCGACGACTAGAGGGCTCAACTAATAAACTAACGCCTTCAAATTCTATAGGGCTTCCGGTTAGTGATGTTTGGCCTCTCTATCCATCCATCCAACTATCAGCGATTTCGAGCATGCTTTTATTTGGATGTCTTGCTCCGGAAGGGGCTGCTTTGTTACTTTCATCCGGgaggccctacaattctatggggcttTGTTACTTTATTTCATCCGACCATCCTTAATAGAGTTTAGTTGTCTTCTCCTTGCCCTCACCTACGGTTAGCATAAACTACTTTCTTCCGGATGGGCAGATTAAAATATTGGAAGTTCAATCCTATCTCGGGAGCCCCCCCGGGCGAGAAGATATAGCTCACCCCCAGGCTGGAGTTGTCGGTTTGACATAACTAATCTACCGCCCATACTTTTGATCATGCTATTGCACGGTCCTCCTACAGGTTCATTCGGCTGGGCCTAAGGGTGTCTCCCCCGGGAGGTAGATTAGTTTAGCTTCCCACCCCCCCCCCTACAATTTTATGGGCTATTCGGCTATCCATCAATCTAGTTGAAACAGCCAGGGCACCTTCCGACAATACATCCAGCTTGCCTTGCCTTCTTTATCGCCCCGTTTCTCGCGAGCGAGGAGAGCAATGTTACCAGGGTTAGTCCAATACTCGACCGGCCCCTACTATCTATCTGGGAGTTCTGGCGATAATAAATAAGGGAGGGGCACAGAAACAAAGGATGGGAGTcccgcctatagaatggtagggcctACCTACTTAATGCCCATAGAATTTTGAGGCGGGGGTGAACATTCCTTGCCTGGGGGTTCCAAGGATGGCCAGGATGGCACCGGAGCCATAACCATAGCTTCATTTATGTGGGTGGGATCCTTCCATTAGAACTCGTTACTCGGGTAGTGTGGGGTCCTTCCTCTTCGAAAGAGCTAGGCTAGCCAAGAGAAAGTTAGTGACAGAGAAAGTAGTATCCATCGGGGGTGTATAAGGGTGGCCACCTCCGGGCACAATAACACCTCCTTTGGTCCATCCGCTTCTGGAGCTGCGCCTGGAACCGGGTAAACTCGATCGGCTCTCTACTAGCTGCTGTCTACCTGGCTTGGTAGTTGTTGAATTGTTAGGTAGGCTCCAATCAAGGCCATTAATCCTGGAAGCAAGAGGCTCGGGAGGTAGGCCAGGTAGTCCTCGTTCACTCCGGGGTGGGTGGGAGAAGATAGTTGTCGATCGAGTAGATAGATTTATTCGACGTTCCCGCCGAGAACAAAGAAGTTCCCGCCGGACAGGCGGGAGTACAGGGGTCTCCAACTATAGGTAGGACCCATCTCTACCAGCATCAAGAACAAATTGATTGGCCGGTGCTTGGAAGTCTATTATTTCAACTAGAAAGCTATCCAACTATACTAAGGAGGGCAACCGGACCCCACTGAGCATCCTTGTTAGGCTCCGAAGAATCTATTTGCCGTTCTCGAGCATCCTTGTTATTGATGGCCGATGCTCTTTCTCCCTCCCTCGTTAGCTACCCGGGATGTTGCCATGATGTTACCCCTACCCCCGCTCAGGATGGATGGTTGAAAGGAAGTTTCTATCCGGTTACCCAAGGTTCAATCAGCAGTTCGTTCAACCGGGCCAAAGAATGTTAGCGTTTTATACTGTTACCATCCTCAACCCCATAGAATAGAGGGGACTACCCGGGGGTGTAAAGGGAGGGACCCCCTCTAAAACGTCGTAACCTTACTAAGTAGCTGAACTCCCGGTCGATGGGGGGGTTCAGAAGTTATCGATGGGAGCTGTTGCGGGTTCCAACTCCATAATGCTATCCTTACATACGTTATATCGGCCTTCAAACCAAACGACCTTCATCCGGGCATAGTAGTTCGACCATCCTATACAACTAATATTCTAGTTCTAGTAAGCAGTTGATGGCATTCACCCGCATAAATTAGCCCCACCCTGCTGCGGGAGCATAAATTAGCCCTTCATTGCCAACTTAGAACTATTGGATAGAAGCAAGGAGATAGATAGGCCGGTCTAGAAAGGATAGTTGATTATTTGAACGAGCTCATTTTGAATTTGGTACGCCATAAGTTGATTGTCCTAACCGGGGCGGGGGTGTAAGGGTGGCACCCCCAGGATGGTTTGTCTGGAGTGAAGGATGGCACTTGTCTGGAGAGCGAACAACTGGAAGGGCACCGACTCGGCCCGATGGATAAGACTTTCGTCGAACTATAATACATTACCAGGGCAAACTCGGAGTTGCTTTCTTGCCTCCCGGTTGGAGCCACCGAGGGTGTGGGAAGGGTGGCACCCCCTGTTCGGCTAGGAAAGAAATTAGTTTATTAGTTTGGCCCGGAAAAACAAGTTCTCTCTGCATGCTTTCTCTCTGCTGGAAGACTAGTCCTCAAATTCTATGGGCAACCGGAAGGAAGGGAGCAAAACAACAATATTGATTGGATGCTGGATGGAAGGAAGTCCTCGCATGGGGCCTGCCGTCCTACCTATAGTTGAAGGAAGTAACTCTCCCGGTAGGAAGTTAGGAAGGATTCGTTCAGGTAGGAAGTTAGGATGGATGGTTGAAAGTTGTTGGTTGATCCCCGAGGGAGGTCAGACTCGCCCACTTCCCCACCCCACCCGGGCCCCCCCGGGAGGTAGATTAGCGATATCTCCATCAACCGGAAGGAAGTAATTTGTTTCTCATTGGATTCCATCTCCGAACTCTAGTTTCCCACCCACCCGGCATGCAGCATGGGGTAGGGGGTGGGGGGAGGTCGAGAGCATAACCTAACGGTCGACCATTGGGTTATTCCATTCGTGGTGAAATAAGCGGGATGGAAACGGGAAAACATCTTTCATGACGATTAAAAAGAACGATTCCAGAAGAATGGAAATCCAATTCCGGGTCATTCCCTGGTGAACGTGATCTGCCATAATCTCTTCGATCCCCGCATGAATATGCCAGAATGAATAGATATCCGGTAGCAAAGTGAGATAAACTTCGTCCGATATGATCATCAGAGGGAGTAGGGAAGCGGCGACCAAAAGGCTTCCTTTTCTATCTTGGGTTATCTCTGTCCCCGATCTCAAAAAAAGTTCATATCCCAATCCACCCCTATCTATAATGCGTCCCCTCCCCGCCAATAAGCTCTCATTTCCCAATCCACCCCTATCTATAATGCGTCCCTTCGTAGACCTCCCCACCAATGGATAGAGACAAATGGGAATGACCGAACCACGTCTACGGAATGCCAGTACCATGCAGCTGCTTCAAAGCCAACGTGATGCTCCTTGGTCAAATGACCCGGATATTGGCGAATACCACATATGATTGGGAAAAGAGTCCCTATAATCACATGAAAACCATGAAACCCAGTTGCTGAGAAGGACGTAGGACCGTGAATACCATCCGAGACAGTGAAAGGTGCTTGAGAATACTCCATTCCCTGGAACCCAGTGAGTACTAGAGCCAGTGAAACGGTGGCTACTAAAGCGTAAACTGCTTGTCGCTCCTTCCCCGCGAGTATAGCATGATGAGCCCAAGTTACGGCAGCTCCGGATGAAAGGGGAATAAGCGTATTAGGAGAAGGGATTTCCCAGGGATTCAAAACCCCAATCCCTTTTGGGGGCCAGATACCTCCAATTTCTACCGCAGGCGCCAAAGGGGAATGGAAAAAAGCCCGGAAGAAAGCGAAGGGGGACATGACCTCCGATACGATGAACGGAATAAAACCATATCGAAGTCCGAATTGTACGACTTTGGTGTGATGTCCCTCCAACGTGGATTCACGTATCACATCGCGCCACCGTACAAACATGGTATATAGGATGAAGATCAAGCCCAAACTGAGGAGTGTTGAACCCCCCGTGAATGAGTGCATGTACATAACACCTCCAACTGTGGTTGCCAAAGCTCCGAGTGAACCCGAAATAGGCCATGGACTTGGATCTACCAAGTGATGAGAATGCCTCTGAGTCATAAACAACTCCGCTCCGTTCCGTTGCTTCGAGTACTGTCAACCCGCCCCGCCCTTCACCTGAGATGGGATAGTTCCGAACTAGAGTTCCCACCCAACCCGGCCCTTGAGAATAGTAGggggccatagaatagtaggggcctaccCACCCATAGTTATCACCCTGCAGAATAATTAAGCACCTTGCGGctaccttagaatagtaggggccctccaGATACTATAtcctccaccatagaatagtaggggcccacccccgCTTCGGGAATGGAATAAAGGGCGGCTTATTCTAGCAACTATCGAGTGCAATCCCCTACCCCTCCGGTTCTATGGCTATGGCCCTACAATGGCGCATTAATTGACTGATTAATGGCAGTGGGGTGGGAATTCTAGGGTGCCCGTTGCGCACTATAGTTCCCACCCAACCCCGGTAGAGCCTATCTctgcctatagatagtaggggcgGTAGGGCCCTACGGTTGGCGGGGGCTCGCCCCTCGACCCCCGGTTGGGTCGAGTGCTCCCCCGGGTTCTCGATCTGATAGGAGTAGAAAGAGTCGTTGGTTTCACCGGCGAACTACGTGGGTGGGGATCCTGAAGTGAAAGTGAGTTGCATGCCATGCATTGTATCTAAGTCACTAACTAACAACAACTCGACGTTTATGAGTCTTTAGTCACTAACTGGAAAGGCCCCGGTTCTCATCCAGGTCATCATTCAGATCATTTATGCCCGCCCTCGGGAGAGCGAACAGTTAGTTATATAGGTAGGGGCCTTCCCTCGCCTTAATTCAGAGAGGGGGCCCCCAGGGGAGTGCTCTCCAACTCATTAACTCGCCTACCCCGCGGCTTTGCAGCGGGGCTTGACTGGACCTGATGGTACTCTCCCGCCCCTGCAGGGCCCCTACAGTTGTGGTGGGTGGGAGAACAATAATAGTTCCCCCCCACAACTAACCCTCCCACCCCCTATgcgtgggcatgttacgtatataatctggCATACCGGAGTGTTCAGGTGGGTGGTAGCCCTACTATTCTCTCGGGGGTAGGGccagattatatacgtaacatgcccccccACCCCCCGACTAGACTCTAGTTGGCGTTTAGAGTAGGGCATGGGCATCGAACTGTCATTGTTACTGGTGTGGATGTTGGCCACCACTTGACTGCGGGGGCTCCTTCCTCCCATTCCAGGGACGAGGTTCTATCGAGAGAAGAGAGATTAAGCAGATTGGCTTAACCCCGATCTCATGAAGTCGGTCGGTTGAGTCCAGGTTGGTCCACAGCAATAGTCGGTTGGTCCACCCTACCGTAATACATCGTGACAGATAACGTACCTATCACATTGTGACAGATCAGATCCACATCGAGATATTCACCCCGATATGGCGTGCCCACCCCTATATATGGATATGGCGTGACAGATGTAAGTCGAGTCCCTCTCCCCATAGATCTAGAGGGGGTCGAATATATGGATAGGGCCATCCATCACACATCATCCATCTCTATTCTCTATTTCTATACGTGATACGACTGATGACTGATATCACGACACGAATAGATGGATGATGGATGATCCTCTCCCGCCCATATCATATAGACCGGAAAGGACTACTGGAAGGACAAT
Protein-coding regions in this window:
- the LOC131873219 gene encoding cytochrome c oxidase subunit 3-like, with translation MTQRHSHHLVDPSPWPISGSLGALATTVGGVMYMHSFTGGSTLLSLGLIFILYTMFVRWRDVIRESTLEGHHTKVVQFGLRYGFIPFIVSEVMSPFAFFRAFFHSPLAPAVEIGGIWPPKGIGVLNPWEIPSPNTLIPLSSGAAVTWAHHAILAGKERQAVYALVATVSLALVLTGFQGMEYSQAPFTVSDGIHGPTSFSATGFHGFHVIIGTLFPIICGIRQYPGHLTKEHHVGFEAAAWYWHSVDVVRSFPFVSIHWWGGLRRDAL